Proteins co-encoded in one Pararge aegeria chromosome 19, ilParAegt1.1, whole genome shotgun sequence genomic window:
- the LOC120632190 gene encoding esterase FE4-like, with protein MLRAPVLFTSFIFCVTLNCVFASDDIKVVILADGAVKGDKHWNGEFYEFFGIPYATAPTGRDRFQAPLPPEPWQGMFDASKKKTICKQCYMTGDNEVLVDGDEDCLLINLLVPQVASETNLVPVVVYIHSGAYSGGSGNMANYNYLVRHDVITISFNYRLGALGFACLGNKEIPGNAALKDQVAALRWINKNIKKFGGDPDKVTLAGFSVGATMAELLSLSKATTGLFSKIILDSGSALAPYAINRHPINTAKNIAISLGYNGTMSLDGLTEFYLNASLEGLAEKSVNYYLKNSTFGFAPCIENVHEGIEPILTESPLDILRKGDNNDVAVLIGFSDKEGLSRSIKFGTWREEMNEEFSDFLPADLLFDNNKARDDFVNDVKKYYFDSKTIKAEALHKYVDYFSDSMFKYSILKSAKLHASASKKPVYLYEFSYSGKLNIEHNYMDRIKGASHRDQTAYILDFHGYTNGYKDLDTRERMTTMWTDFVKYENPTVFESSLINIKWLPYTNNKRDYMEINKKLVMKKDLFEERYSFWNKVYERYYWTPTTPKFEDIIESQTNSDTEYDYTQKNSQIKKENRILEEKKILKVKDTTPKGTEASNENDVLKEKETIKGNTAPNNENISKENNAPAKHSQKENYSSKDNNTPKKYESVKDDNTKNTNTPKEKDILKEKDPLKENNTPTAKNPVKINNSPEGIGTKESEVPKQKKTIKANKNNTPKEKDISNEKDTMKSTMNLNTKENETPKENHILNENVVSKENGIRKDKNNSKQNDSPRKDSQKEDYNSKHTTSAKEQESVKEKDTVKEKDTPIKTVKV; from the exons ATGTTGCGAGCGCCTGTGCTATttacttcatttattttctGTGTTACACTTAATTGTGTTTTTGCGAGTGATGACATAAAAGTGGTGATTCTGGCTGATGGCGCTGTGAAAGGGGATAAGCATTGGAATGGAGAATTCTATGAGTTTTTCGGTATACCGTATGCCACTGCGCCGACTGGCAGAGATAGGTTTCAG GCGCCTTTACCTCCCGAACCTTGGCAAGGAATGTTTGATGCATCGAAAAAGAAAACCATATGTAAACAATGCTACATGACTGGAGATAACGAAGTACTAGTTGATGGGGATGAAGATTGCCTGCTAATTAACTTGCTAGTTCCCCAAGTGGCCTCGGAAACAAACCTAGTACCGGTTGTAGTATACATCCATAGCGGAGCGTACTCCGGTGGTAGCGGAAATATGGCTAACTATAATTATCTAGTTAGACATGACGTCATAACAATAAGTTTCAATTATAGATTGGGAGCATTAGGATTCGCATGTTTAGGCAATAAGGAAATACCAGGAAATGCTGCATTGAAAGATCAAGTCGCAGCATTAAGatggattaataaaaatataaagaaattcgGTGGTGATCCTGATAAGGTAACTCTTGCAGGATTCAGTGTTGGTGCAACTATGGCTGAGTTACTGTCATTATCTAAAGCTACTACTGGTTTGTTTAGCAAGATTATCTTGGATAGTGGTTCAGCATTAGCTCCATATGCTATAAACAGACATCCTATAAATACGGCTAAAAATATAGCTATATCTCTCGGTTATAATGGAACAATGTCGTTAGATGGTTTAACTGAATTTTACTTAAACGCTTCACTAGAAGGATTGGCAGAAAAGAGcgtgaattattatttgaagAACAGTACATTTGGTTTCGCTCCATGCATTGAAAATGTGCACGAAGGCATAGAACCTATATTGACGGAGTCACCTTTAGATATACTAAGAAAAGGTGATAATAATGATGTTGCGGTATTAATCGGTTTCTCTGATAAGGAGGGTTTGAGTAGATCTATTAAATTCGGTACATGGCGAGAAGAAATGAATGAAGAATTTTCAGATTTTCTACCAGCTGACCTTCTATTTGATAATAACAAAGCTAGAGATGACTTCGTTAATGACGTTAAAAAGTACTACTTTGATAGTAAAACAATCAAAGCAGAAGCATTACACAAATATGTAGACTATTTCTCTGACTCAATGTTTAAATACAGTATTCTTAAATCAGCTAAGTTGCATGCATCGGCGAGTAAAAAACCTGTCTATCTTTATGAGTTTTCCTATTCAGGCAAGCTAAATATTGAACATAATTATATGGATAGAATAAAAGGTGCTAGTCATAGGGATCAAACTGCGTACATTTTGGACTTTCATGGCTATACGAATGGATATAAAGATTTGGATACTAGAGAGCGTATGACAACTATGTGGACCGATTTCGTTAAATATga AAATCCAACGGTATTCGAAAGCTCTCTTATTAATATCAAGTGGCTCCCATACACAAATAACAAACGGGACTATATGGAGATCAATAAGAAATTGGTGATGAAAAAAGATCTCTTTGAAGAACGATATAGTTTTTGGAATAAAGTATATGAAAGATATTATTGGACCCCAACTACGCCGAAGTTTGAAGATATAATAGAATCCCAAACTAATTCAGATACAGAATATGATTATACTCAAAAAAACAGTCAAATCAAAAAGGAAAATAGAATcctggaagaaaaaaaaattctaaaagtcAAGGATACTACACCAAAAGGAACTGAAGCTTCGAATGAAAATGATGTTTTGAAAGAAAAGGAAACAATTAAAGGAAATACAGCtccaaataatgaaaatatatccAAAGAAAATAATGCTCCTGCTAAACACTCTCAGAAAGAAAACTACTCTTCTAAAGACAATAATACTCCAAAAAAGTATGAATCTGTGAAAGACGATAATACGAAAAATACTAATACTCCGAAAGAAAAAGACATTCTGAAGGAAAAAGATCCACTGAAAGAAAACAATACTCCAACAGCAAAAAATcctgtgaaaataaataatagtcccGAAGGAATTGGTACTAAAGAAAGTGAAGTtccgaaacaaaaaaaaactataaaagcaaacaaaaacaacacccCGAAAGAAAAGGATATTTCAAATGAAAAGGATACTATGAAATCTACTATGAATCttaatacaaaagaaaatgAAACACCGAAAGAAAACCATATTCTAAATGAAAATGtagtttcaaaagaaaatgGCATTCGAAAAGATAAgaataattcaaaacaaaatgacTCTCCAAGAAAAGACTCTCAGAAAGAAGACTATAATTCTAAACACACAACGTCGGCAAAAGAACAAGAATCCGTGAAAGAAAAGGATACTGTTAAAGAAAAGGACACTCCGATCAAAACAGTTAAAGTATAA